A genomic window from Solanum stenotomum isolate F172 chromosome 10, ASM1918654v1, whole genome shotgun sequence includes:
- the LOC125841424 gene encoding serine racemase-like, giving the protein MEPNHTKSSDSYAADIYSIREAQVRIKPFAQQTPVLTSDTLDSIAGRKLYFKCECFQKGGAFKFRGACNAIFSLDDDQATKGVVTHSSGNHAAALSLAAKLRGIPAYIVIPKDAPKCKVANVKRYGGRVIFSEPSMQSREDTANKVLQDTGAVLIPSSNDGRIISGQGTISLEFLEQASDIDTLIVPISGGGMIAGVALAAKAINPAIRIFAAEPMGANDAFQSKSNGRITKLSEVNTIADGLRAFLGDLTWPIVRDLVDDVIVVDDKEIIQAMKLCYEILKIAVEPSGAIGLAAVLSDGFQKNPVYSECNHIGIVLSGGNVDLGVLWNSFDK; this is encoded by the exons ATGGAACCGAATCACACAAAATCTAGTGACAGTTATGCTGCTGATATCTATTCCATCAGGGAAGCGCAAGTACGCATCAAGCCCTTTGCACAACAAACCCCTGTCCTCACCTCAGACACGTTAGATTCTATTGCTGGAAGAAAGCTGTACTTCAAATGTGAATGCTTTCAGAAGGG GGGAGCTTTTAAATTCCGAGGGGCATGCAATGCTATATTTTCACTTGATGATGATCAGGCTACTAAAGGAGTTGTAACACATAGCAG TGGAAATCATGCTGCAGCTCTTTCTTTGGCTGCAAAACTACGGGGCATCCCTGCATATATAGTTATACCAAAAGATGCTCCAAAATGCAAAGTCGCAAATGTCAAACGTTATGGTGGTCGTGTTATCTTCAGTGAGCCATCAATGCAGTCCCGGGAAGATACTGCAAACAAGGTGTTGCAAGATACCGGTGCTGTTCTTATTCCTTCCTCTAATGATGGGCGCATTATAAG TGGGCAGGGTACAATATCTCTGGAGTTTCTGGAACAAGCTTCAGATATTGACACTTTAATAGTCCCAATCAGCg GAGGTGGTATGATAGCGGGAGTTGCATTGGCTGCCAAGGCTATCAATCCTGCCATTCGCATATTTGCTGCCGAGCCAATGGGAGCAAATGATGCTTTCCAATCGAAGAGTAATGGCAGGATTACTAAGTTATCTGAAGTCAACACTATTGCTGATGGTCTTCGAGCTTTTCTTGGAGATCTCACGTG GCCTATTGTCCGCGATCTCGTGGATGACGTTATAGTTGTTGATGATAAGGAGATAATACAAGCTATGAAACTTTGCTATGAAATTCTGAAGATTGCAGTGGAACCAAGTGGAGCTATAGGCCTTGCAGCTGTTCTTTCTGATGGTTTTCAAAAAAATCCAGTCTATAGTGAATGCAATCATATTGGAATTGTTCTGTCTGGAGGAAATGTTGATCTTGGTGTGCTCTGGAATTCCTTTGATAAATGA
- the LOC125841447 gene encoding RNA-binding NOB1-like protein: MSSTAMDIHPPPPPPCWSNIVKQQPPPRPPPQLTTTPATVTAAVAAATAAKVGNGVLVGSCKSTKGIAVAVVDANAIIQGGDKLNHSADRFFTVPEVLAEIRDRNSRHSLNLLPFTIDTTEPSPDSLKKVISFARGTGDLHTLSDVDLKLIALTYTLHAQFHGTQHLRDCPPAIHMINVKRLPEKDLPGWGANISNPEEWEAIEHALDDGADTTSRILPLKDLSLNVIPLDQQSGRDGSVVNGVDSHSENQMDANDGFSKPQKYLPQKKEVKINGKKMVADGIDASQGQYDDHGDDWLPAVSRSTHRRFLRRKARREMSETSSKMDDLQDATENTVDENLENCQCDDISMNQIPEENPEANAEDGNVSEVRDGEEKLSMILSQMRLEEDSAKALQDDADVNISNEGPESNDANQDGKEFEEDEGEDFVCADGGAEDAEMSSQMDESVETSFVDDNSSEQSWMLKSLSESSVACVTADYAMQNVILQVGLRLVAPGGMQIRELHRWVLKCHACYKVTTDVTKIFCPNCGNGGTLRKVAVTVGENGIVIAARRPRISLRGTKFSLPLPQGGRGAVTKNPVLREDQLPQKYLYPKTKKKNKGDDNIFTPDTIFLNHTSKKAPLQPPVRKALAVFSGKRNPNDNHYSRAKH; encoded by the exons ATGAGCTCTACAGCCATGGATATCCACCCCCCTCCTCCACCACCATGTTGGAGCAACATAGTGAAGCAACAACCGCCGCCACGGCCACCGCCGCAACTTACTACTACTCCGGCCACCGTCACCGCCGCCGTAGCTGCAGCAACAGCGGCGAAGGTAGGTAATGGAGTTTTGGTAGGGAGCTGCAAGTCGACGAAGGGGATAGCAGTGGCTGTGGTAGATGCAAACGCTATAATTCAAGGCGGAGATAAGCTGAATCATTCTGCTGACCGGTTTTTTACGGTACCTGAAGTGCTTGCGGAGATTCGTGACCGGAACTCCCGTCATTCACTCAATTTACTTCCGTTCACTATTGATACCACGGAGCCTTCCCCTGATTCTCTTAAAAAAG TTATTAGCTTTGCAAGGGGTACTGGTGATTTGCACACACTTTCTGATGTGGATCTCAAGCTCATTGCTTTAACTTACACATTGCACGCTCAATTTCATGGAACCCAGCATCTCCGAGATTGCCCTCCAGCTATTCACATGATTAATGTAAAAAGGTTGCCAGAGAAGGACTTGCCTGGATGGGGCGCTAACATCTCTAATCCGGAAGAATGGGAAGCAATAGAACATGCACTTGATGATGGAGCAGACACTACCTCTAGAATTCTTCCCTTGAAAGATTTGAGCTTGAATGTTATTCCTCTTGATCAACAAAGTGGTAGAGATGGTTCTGTCGTGAATGGTGTTGATTCTCATTCTGAGAATCAGATGGATGCCAACGATGGCTTCAGTAAACCTCAAAAGTACTTGCCACAGAAAAAAGAGGTGAAGATTAATGGTAAGAAGATGGTTGCTGATGGAATTGATGCATCACAGGGACAATATGATGATCATGGTGATGATTGGCTACCTGCTGTGAGCAGAAGTACTCATAGGAGATTTCTCAGACGAAAAGCTAGGCGTGAAATGTCTGAAACATCATCTAAAATGGATGATTTACAAGATGCTACTGAAAATACAGTAGATGAAAACCTCGAAAACTGTCAATGCGATGATATCTCTATGAACCAAATCCCTGAAGAAAATCCCGAGGCGAATGCCGAGGATGGTAATGTTTCTGAAGTAAGAGACGGTGAAGAAAAATTGTCTATGATTTTGAGTCAGATGCGGCTTGAAGAAGATTCTGCTAAAGCTCTTCAAGATGATGCAGATGTAAACATTTCCAATGAGGGGCCTGAATCAAATGATGCTAATCAAGACGGtaaagaatttgaagaagatgaaggggAGGATTTCGTCTGTGCTGATGGAGGAGCGGAAGATGCAGAGATGTCCAGCCAGATGGATGAGAGCGTTGAGACATCGTTTGTGGATGATAACAGCAGTGAACAAAGTTGGATGTTAAAATCTTTGTCCGAGTCAAGTGTGGCCTGTGTGACAGCTGATTATGCAATGCAAAATGTTATTCTTCAAGTCGGTTTACGCCTTGTGGCACCTGGAGGAATGCAGATCCGTGAGCTGCACAG GTGGGTACTGAAATGCCATGCCTGCTATAAAGTGACAACAGATGTTACCAAGATTTTCTGTCCCAATTGTGGAAATGGGGGAACTTTACGCAAGGTAGCAGTGACTGTTGGCGAAAATGGCATTGTGATTGCAGCACGCAGACCACGTATATCCTTGCGAGGGACAAAG TTCTCCCTGCCTTTACCTCAAGGGGGTAGAGGTGCTGTTACCAAGAACCCAGTATTACGCGAGGACCAGCTTCCGCAGAAGTATCTTTATcctaaaacaaagaagaagaacaag GGGGATGACAACATATTTACTCCGGACACTATTTTTCTCAACCATACTAGTAAGAAGGCTCCTCTGCAGCCCCCTGTTCGCAAGGCACTAGCTGTTTTCAGCGGGAAGAGGAATCCTAACGACAATCATTATTCTCGCGCTAAGCATTAG